A stretch of Megalobrama amblycephala isolate DHTTF-2021 linkage group LG14, ASM1881202v1, whole genome shotgun sequence DNA encodes these proteins:
- the LOC125245861 gene encoding gastrula zinc finger protein XlCGF7.1-like isoform X2 gives MALKEEAEVQNEMEEKDQYNHDHNFITGEKIFSCSQPEKTSSLKGTQKEGTRSQFICQQCGKSFNQKGHFKEHMRIHTGESPFICNHCGSRFNQRGSLNRHMRTHTGEKPYTCPHCGKSFSQRGHFKDHMIIHTGDKPYTCQQCGNRFTRKESLNRHMRVHTGEKPYMCTQCGKSFNQKGHFEEHMRIHTGESPFMCQQCGHRFNHRGSLNRHMRVHTGEKPYTCPQCGKSFSQHGNLVNHMKIHTGQSLFTCQLCKISFTLKGNLKKHMITHTGEKLFRCHLCEKTFGYKVTLKYHMRIHV, from the coding sequence ATGGCACTGAAAGAGGAGGCTGAGGTACAGAATGAAATGGAAGAGAAAGATCAATATAACCATGATCATAATTTCATAACTGGAGAAAAAATTTTTAGTTGCTCACAGCCTGAAAAGACTTCCTCATTAAAAGGAACTCAAAAGGAAGGAACTAGAAGTCAGTTcatctgccaacagtgtggaaagagtttcaatcaaAAAGGACACTTTAAAgagcacatgagaattcacactggagagagcccATTTATCTGCAACCATTGTGGAAGCAGATTCAATCAAAGAGGAAGCCTTAACAGGCACATGAGAACTCAtaccggagagaagccttacacgtGTCCTcattgtggaaagagtttcagtcaaagaGGACACTTTAAAGACCACATgataattcacactggagaTAAGCCTtatacctgccaacagtgtggaaacagATTCACTCGAAAAGAAAGCCTTAACAggcacatgagagttcacactggagagaaaccctacatgtgcactcagtgtggaaagagtttcaatcaaAAAGGACACTTTGAAgaacacatgagaattcacactggagagagcccTTTTATgtgccaacagtgtggacacAGATTCAATCATAGAGGAAGCCTTAACAggcacatgagagttcacactggagagaagccttacacgtgtcctcaatgtggaaagagtttcagtcaacaTGGAAATCTTGTAAaccacatgaaaattcacactggaCAGAGCCTTTTCACGTGCCAGCTGTGTAAAATAAGTTTCACTcttaaaggaaaccttaaaaaacacatgataactcacactggagagaagttGTTTAGATGTCATTTATGTGAAAAGACTTTTGGATATAAGGTAACCCTTAAGTACCACATGAGGATTCATGTATGA
- the LOC125245861 gene encoding gastrula zinc finger protein XlCGF7.1-like isoform X1 → MAFIKEEGEEMKIEETFRVKQEDTETQTDLMALKEEAEVQNEMEEKDQYNHDHNFITGEKIFSCSQPEKTSSLKGTQKEGTRSQFICQQCGKSFNQKGHFKEHMRIHTGESPFICNHCGSRFNQRGSLNRHMRTHTGEKPYTCPHCGKSFSQRGHFKDHMIIHTGDKPYTCQQCGNRFTRKESLNRHMRVHTGEKPYMCTQCGKSFNQKGHFEEHMRIHTGESPFMCQQCGHRFNHRGSLNRHMRVHTGEKPYTCPQCGKSFSQHGNLVNHMKIHTGQSLFTCQLCKISFTLKGNLKKHMITHTGEKLFRCHLCEKTFGYKVTLKYHMRIHV, encoded by the coding sequence acctgATGGCACTGAAAGAGGAGGCTGAGGTACAGAATGAAATGGAAGAGAAAGATCAATATAACCATGATCATAATTTCATAACTGGAGAAAAAATTTTTAGTTGCTCACAGCCTGAAAAGACTTCCTCATTAAAAGGAACTCAAAAGGAAGGAACTAGAAGTCAGTTcatctgccaacagtgtggaaagagtttcaatcaaAAAGGACACTTTAAAgagcacatgagaattcacactggagagagcccATTTATCTGCAACCATTGTGGAAGCAGATTCAATCAAAGAGGAAGCCTTAACAGGCACATGAGAACTCAtaccggagagaagccttacacgtGTCCTcattgtggaaagagtttcagtcaaagaGGACACTTTAAAGACCACATgataattcacactggagaTAAGCCTtatacctgccaacagtgtggaaacagATTCACTCGAAAAGAAAGCCTTAACAggcacatgagagttcacactggagagaaaccctacatgtgcactcagtgtggaaagagtttcaatcaaAAAGGACACTTTGAAgaacacatgagaattcacactggagagagcccTTTTATgtgccaacagtgtggacacAGATTCAATCATAGAGGAAGCCTTAACAggcacatgagagttcacactggagagaagccttacacgtgtcctcaatgtggaaagagtttcagtcaacaTGGAAATCTTGTAAaccacatgaaaattcacactggaCAGAGCCTTTTCACGTGCCAGCTGTGTAAAATAAGTTTCACTcttaaaggaaaccttaaaaaacacatgataactcacactggagagaagttGTTTAGATGTCATTTATGTGAAAAGACTTTTGGATATAAGGTAACCCTTAAGTACCACATGAGGATTCATGTATGA